The following nucleotide sequence is from Pleurocapsa minor HA4230-MV1.
AGGATTTCATGTAGTCATAGTCAGTTTTTTGTTGGGGATTTCCCCATTCTTCCCATTCAATCACCGTCAGAGGGAGAGATGGATCGAGAATAGTAGTAACTACATCTACAAAAGGAACATCGGCGATCGCAATTTTAAATAAATCGGGACGCATATTCAGCACAGCACCGATTAATAAACCACCTGCACTACCACCATTGATGGCAAGATGTTGGGGAGAAGTCCATTTTGATTGGATTAAATGTTCGGCACAGGAAATAAAATCGGTAAAAGTATTTTTTTTATGTAATAGTTTGCCCTCTTCGTACCATTTGCGTCCTTTTTCCGAACCACCTCTAATATGGGCGATCGCATAAACGACACCGCGATCTAGTAAAGATAGACGAATTGAAGAGAAATACACGGGATAATTTGCCCCATATGAACCGTAAGCAGTTAAGAAGCAAGGATTTGTACTATTTTTCTCCATCCCTTGTTTGTAAACTAGAGAAATAGGGATAGAAGTTCCATCAGAGGCTGTGGCATAGACTCTTTCGCTGACATATTGGGTGCGATCGTAACCTCCTAATACGGGAGTTTCTTTTTTTAATTCTCTTTCTTTGGTATCTAAGTTGTAATCAAAAATAGAGTTTGGAGTTATCAAAGAAGTGTAGCTAAAGCGAAAGATATTGGTGTTGTATTCGAGATTACCCGCATCACCTGCTGAATAAATCGGTTCGGGAAACGAGATATAGTGTTCTTCCCCTGTAGAAAATTTATGTATTCTAAGTTTGGGAACTCCTTCTTCTTGTTCGTAGATAATTAAATGGTCGCTAAAAGCACTAACACCTAAAAGATAAATTTCTTCTCGATGGGGTATTACCGTCTGCCAATTTTCTTTACTAATATTATTAACTGGGGTTTTCATTAATTTAAAATTAATTGCCCCTTCGTTAGTGGTGATGTAAAAATATTCACCGTGATGGGTTAGAGAATATTCAATTCCAGTCGATCGCGGTTGGAAAATTTGGAAAGAACCTGTCGGTTGATTGGCGTCGAGATAATGAACCTCGGATGTCACCATGCTACCCAAACTGAGAATGAGATAAGCATCACTGGCGGTTTTATCAACAGCTAGAAAGTAAGCTTCATCTGTTTCTTGATAGATTAAGACATCATTGTCAACAGCATCTTCTAAGGAATGACGAAATAAGCGATCGGGTCGATTGGCACTATCAACTTTGATATAAAATACAGTCTGGTTGTCATTTGCCCAAACGAAAGAATAATAAGTGTCGGGAATACTTTCGGTATAGACTTCTCTGGTATTTAAATCGAGAAAATAGAGAGTATATTTTTCTGCCCCAGTAGTGTCTATCGAGTAGGCTAAAATTTGATGGTTGGGACTGACAGAAAGTACTCCCACAGCAAAATATTCATGTCCTTCGGCAAGTTGATTTTGGTCGAGTAGTATCTCTTCTGGCGCGTCCACACTACCTTCTTTGCGGCAAAAAATCCCATAAGCTTTGCCTTCTTCTGTACGAGTGTAGTAATAATAATTATCCTTGCGCGAAGGAACAGAAAGATCGGTTTCTTGGATGCGAGATAGCATTTCTTGATAGAGATCTGCTTGCAATGACTCTGTATGTTTCATCATTGCTTCTGTATATTGATTTTCCGCCTCCAAGTAAGCAATGACTTCAGAATTTTCGCGCGTACGTAACCAGTGATAATCGTCGAGCCTTTCATCTCCATGAATCGAGTGGATATGAGCATGTTTTTGGGCGATAGGTGGGGAAAGTTGCTCTCGATCGGTCATTTTGATAGAGTTTTAATTTTTACGAGTTTAATGCGGTCAATTTTTAGTTTAACTCTTTAACTCTTTAGCTCTTTAACCATAAACAATAAGATTCACGGACGATAGAGCCACAGTGGTAAACCATTGGTAGATAGTTCAAATTGAAGTTCATCGATCGCCATACCGATACCTGAGTTGGCTTGACTTCTACCAGGAATCAAGCGATTAATCAAAGGCTTAGGTTCTTCAATATTAAAGCATTCAGTTTTATCGGGGTCTAAGCCAGCTAATTCTGCTGCCCAACGACGGGCATCTTCTTCTGTACCTAAGCGGTCTACTAAACCCAATTCTAGAGCCTGTTCTCCCGTAAATACTCGACCATCAGCAAAGCCTCGGACTATCTCTTCGGCTAACCCCCGTCCTTTAGCTACGGTAGCCACAAACTGACTATAGCTCACATCAATTAGCTGTTGGAGAATTTGTTCTTCGGCTTCAGTAGTCTGGCGATCAAATGCCAGGATATCCTTATAGGGCCCAGACTTAATTACTTTGAAAGAGACCCCCACTTTATCCAAAAGCCGTTCTAAATTATTCCCCCGCAGAATTACGCCAATACTGCCTGTAATTGTGCCTGGATTAGAAACAATATGTTTTGCCCCCACACCAATATAGACTCCACCTGAAGCGGAAATATTACCAAAGCTGGCAACGACCTTAACGTCCTTATCTGACTGTAGTCGTTGCAAAGCGGTAAATATCTCATGAGAATCTGCTACTGTTCCGCCAGGAGAATCGATTCGCAATAGTAGAGCAGGAAACTTCTTCTCTTCAATAGTTTTGAAAGCTTTGAGGACTTGTTTGCGGGTCTCTGAAGCGATCGCACCAGTGATTTCAATGCGCGCAATTTGTTTTTTGGTTTTGTTAAACGGCCAGATCATTAAAAGCTATCTACTGTTTTAAGTTAAAAGGGGACAAGATATCAATACTAACTTAGTCTTGATCTGCCTCCCGTTGAATTTTAACTGATTATTGATTACCTTTAACTGTTGATAATCTAAGTAAGTAATTAGTACTAATCAGCAGATCTTAAATTAAATTATAAGGCGATCGCGATCGCGGTTTACCTATTGTAATCTGAACAGTTTTATATTGCTTTATATTGCCCTACTTCACTAAATCGTTTACTGCTATGCCTAACACAGGAACATTAGAAATTTTTAATTGCTCGACGGCTTTAGTCAATAATGTTGTGTCTATTTTGCCCAAACCTGTAACCAGAATAACTCCATCTGTTTTACCTGCTAAGAGATTAACATCGGCATAGCCAACCAAAGCGCATAAATCATAGATTACTAGATCATAATTACTTTTTAGCTCTTCCATTAGCTTATACATTCCACTAGATGCCAGCAAAAGACTACTTTCATAAGACATCAGTTCATTAAAGCCAGAACTCAAAACAAACAAGTTATCATCAAAGGGTGATTTTTGAATATGTTCTGAAACCAGACTCGGATCATGTTGACTGAGGATGTTTTTTAAACCAATTGCAGATTCTAATCCCAAACTTTCAGTCAAACGTACTTTACTCCGCAAATCTGCATCAACCAATAATACCTTTCTACCCATAGATGCTGTTGCTCGGGCAAGATTAAGGGCAACAGTAGATTTACCCTCTCCAGATACGGCAGAGGTAATGGCAATAGATTTTAAGCTGGTGTCAAATTCTGAATACTTTGACTCAGCAGTAAAATTTAGTAACCCTAAATTGGCTGCAAAAGAACAGAATGCTTCGGTAGAAGAGGAAAGAAAATCTGGAAAGGCTAAGT
It contains:
- a CDS encoding S9 family peptidase, coding for MTDREQLSPPIAQKHAHIHSIHGDERLDDYHWLRTRENSEVIAYLEAENQYTEAMMKHTESLQADLYQEMLSRIQETDLSVPSRKDNYYYYTRTEEGKAYGIFCRKEGSVDAPEEILLDQNQLAEGHEYFAVGVLSVSPNHQILAYSIDTTGAEKYTLYFLDLNTREVYTESIPDTYYSFVWANDNQTVFYIKVDSANRPDRLFRHSLEDAVDNDVLIYQETDEAYFLAVDKTASDAYLILSLGSMVTSEVHYLDANQPTGSFQIFQPRSTGIEYSLTHHGEYFYITTNEGAINFKLMKTPVNNISKENWQTVIPHREEIYLLGVSAFSDHLIIYEQEEGVPKLRIHKFSTGEEHYISFPEPIYSAGDAGNLEYNTNIFRFSYTSLITPNSIFDYNLDTKERELKKETPVLGGYDRTQYVSERVYATASDGTSIPISLVYKQGMEKNSTNPCFLTAYGSYGANYPVYFSSIRLSLLDRGVVYAIAHIRGGSEKGRKWYEEGKLLHKKNTFTDFISCAEHLIQSKWTSPQHLAINGGSAGGLLIGAVLNMRPDLFKIAIADVPFVDVVTTILDPSLPLTVIEWEEWGNPQQKTDYDYMKSYSPYDNVTAQNYPHLLITAGLNDPRVAYWEPAKWTAKLRDLKTDNNLLLLKTNMDAGHGGASGRYEQLKETAFEYAFLLTCWGITD
- the sppA gene encoding signal peptide peptidase SppA, whose product is MIWPFNKTKKQIARIEITGAIASETRKQVLKAFKTIEEKKFPALLLRIDSPGGTVADSHEIFTALQRLQSDKDVKVVASFGNISASGGVYIGVGAKHIVSNPGTITGSIGVILRGNNLERLLDKVGVSFKVIKSGPYKDILAFDRQTTEAEEQILQQLIDVSYSQFVATVAKGRGLAEEIVRGFADGRVFTGEQALELGLVDRLGTEEDARRWAAELAGLDPDKTECFNIEEPKPLINRLIPGRSQANSGIGMAIDELQFELSTNGLPLWLYRP